One genomic window of Synechococcales cyanobacterium T60_A2020_003 includes the following:
- the trmB gene encoding tRNA (guanosine(46)-N7)-methyltransferase TrmB: MRRRVRQHVNPLSQKYQSPPPPPDWSSVYAIAHQPLHLDIGSARGLFLLDMAQQQPDWNFLGLEIRQPLVEQAEGDRQHLGLTNLHFVFCNANNSVRSLLASLPKGVLQRVTIQFPDPWFKKRHQKRRVVQPELVAELADYLVPNGQVLLQSDIEAVAKDMVDRFVEHPAFERQGDDWLLENSLPVQTERETVTLSQGKPVYRAVFTRI; this comes from the coding sequence ATGCGTCGGCGCGTGCGGCAACACGTCAATCCCCTCAGCCAAAAATATCAATCCCCACCCCCTCCCCCTGACTGGTCATCGGTCTACGCGATCGCCCACCAACCGCTCCATCTCGACATCGGTTCAGCACGAGGCCTGTTTCTACTGGACATGGCGCAACAGCAGCCCGACTGGAACTTCCTAGGCTTAGAAATTCGTCAACCCCTAGTCGAGCAGGCGGAGGGCGATCGCCAACACTTGGGACTCACCAATCTGCATTTTGTATTTTGCAACGCCAACAATTCAGTGCGATCGCTCCTAGCCTCACTGCCAAAGGGAGTCTTGCAGCGAGTGACGATCCAATTTCCCGATCCCTGGTTCAAAAAACGCCATCAAAAGAGACGGGTGGTACAGCCAGAACTCGTTGCTGAGCTGGCGGACTATCTCGTACCCAATGGACAGGTGCTCCTCCAGTCCGATATCGAGGCAGTCGCTAAGGACATGGTTGACCGCTTTGTCGAGCATCCGGCCTTTGAGCGTCAAGGGGATGATTGGCTCCTTGAAAATTCTCTCCCGGTTCAAACAGAGCGCGAAACCGTGACTCTCTCCCAAGGAAAGCCTGTGTATCGGGCAGTGTTTACCCGAATCTAG
- a CDS encoding DUF2993 domain-containing protein encodes MGDSSNPSRKLRVVTSLLQRAATLFVRSQLTAVQTLEVDLGGGDRQLLSGSIPRVALAAQGAVYQGLHLSNIQVEGQDIQINLGQVLRGKSLQLIHEIQLKAALALEETDLNASFASPLFDDLLCRLFQAIASYLDVPSSLETLSRQDIQSVKASLFEDGLSLRLLFANPDLEGHCLTARARLVSKNPRILTFRDVRIEFGLETESPSSEATIPYVPLPLGSDVEIHDLKLTEGALHCQGTIRVRP; translated from the coding sequence ATGGGTGATTCCTCGAACCCATCCCGTAAGCTGCGGGTTGTGACGTCGCTGTTGCAGCGTGCGGCTACCCTGTTTGTGCGATCGCAGTTAACCGCCGTGCAAACCCTGGAGGTTGACTTGGGAGGGGGCGATCGCCAACTGTTATCTGGCTCTATTCCCAGGGTAGCTCTAGCGGCTCAAGGTGCCGTGTATCAAGGCTTACACCTTAGCAATATTCAGGTTGAGGGACAGGATATCCAAATCAATTTGGGTCAAGTTCTGCGGGGCAAATCCCTACAGTTAATCCATGAAATCCAACTAAAAGCGGCATTAGCGTTAGAGGAAACGGATCTAAACGCGTCGTTTGCTTCGCCCTTGTTTGATGATCTGCTCTGCCGACTGTTTCAGGCGATCGCCAGCTACTTGGATGTGCCCTCTTCGCTAGAAACCCTCAGCCGCCAGGATATTCAGAGCGTCAAAGCTAGCTTGTTTGAGGACGGACTCAGCTTGCGGCTGTTATTTGCCAACCCGGACCTAGAAGGACACTGCCTAACGGCTCGCGCCCGCTTGGTCTCCAAGAATCCCCGAATCCTTACCTTCCGCGATGTTCGCATCGAGTTTGGGTTAGAGACCGAATCTCCAAGCTCCGAAGCCACGATTCCCTACGTGCCCCTACCGTTGGGATCGGATGTAGAAATTCATGATTTGAAGCTCACTGAAGGCGCATTGCACTGCCAGGGAACGATTCGGGTCCGTCCGTAG